The Juglans microcarpa x Juglans regia isolate MS1-56 chromosome 2D, Jm3101_v1.0, whole genome shotgun sequence DNA window CATTTTCCGTGACTGATTTGGTCATACCCGCTATGATTGTGGAGGCCTCTTGTTCAAAATCTAATAACTACTTAGTGATTTATGCACCGCACCATATTATAAATGATGCTTTATGATTATATAAATGCTATTCTCGCCACTTGCATCATTACCACAATATTAATTTATCCAACATGATCCGTTGGGCATTAACTGcaatttctaattaaatatgCAATTAATCCACCTTTTAAGTTATTCTTTGATTAGAACGGGGAAGATGCATGCATCGATCTAAGGGCCAATTAACTTGATCATATGCCATTTAAATATGCACTACACGTGAGCAAACAGTACATGATACATTGAGAtcataaacatattatattttatatatatatatacagcggATTTGCCTGATGATCTTCTAGCTcatgttaaagaaaaatattaaatgtagcATGCTCGATTCTATAACTTGTAAGTACGTTATATACCCTCCATGATTTGAGTTTTGATCAAGGCGACATGATCTCTTCCTAGTCATGACCATTTAATTAAAGAGGCGATTCGCCGATTCCTTTGTTACATGATCAATCGTCTTCCAAGCCATATATCGACAATGAATGAATGGTCCAAATCAACCAAGCATGGAGAAGATCTTGAGGATTATTTATTCCAATATGCGTGGGtcaaaatgagatatttttatacttgCTGTTGTTCTCAAGTTTGTGATTCTTTCCttatctcttccttttcttgttttctttaattatcttttgatcattaattttgggaaaatagtaaaaattagtGGATAATTACTAATTCTCATCTTCAAACTCTCCTTTCCCATGGATTGAATCTGAATATTcccatttataattaaataggATCAAGAATCACCAATATTATCGGgcatattagattatatatattttcacttCCTTTGTTATTTTCCTCCCCTAAACTTTGTGTGTGACCATATTACTATGTCTAAATTAGATTGTGAGCTTCACTTGGAAATTTGGACTCGAGAACTATAGTAGCCACATCTTTTCAACacattttttgtgtgtgtgtgtggttttatattttatgtatgctCTTCTAAAGctctgtttggatgttgagtttagttgagatgaattgagtcttttatgaatagtagtaagtaGAGATggttgattgagttttgtggagctcacctaagatgagtttagatattaagatgagttgtgatgtatttataggaagttgaaaaaggttgtaggtctcacatgtaaagagatgttgagttaaaaaatattatggatcACATGTGTAAAGATATTTTGAGTTGCGTGAtgtttagtgattaagaaaaccTTAGGACTAGTTGGGCTTATAACCTACAAATAACAGCCCTCCAATAGTTGGTTGCCACGTAGGCTACACAACTTAGTGATGGTGTGACCGCACTTCACCTGATTCCTCACCATTCACTTCCCCCCTCTTGCACGAAAGCTCTTTGGTCACTTATAGTCCCATTTCCTTTCGGCCATCTTTCCTTAAAGTTGAAATtccttaacaagaaaattaagatGTCATCTTTcctaaaacataacatttctaAATTCGGACcagaaaaattagagaaaattagCAACGAGTGCCTTACATTATCACCTTCCTAGGTTTCGTCAACGCAATTTGCCATGAGAGAATTGCACGATTTTTGGACCAAAGAGTTCCAAGTCTGGCAATGGGTAGTGATTGTGAGAGGTAGATTTTGGTTTAAACTTGTCGATGTCGGACTGAGAGGTGGCGGTGGAACAAGAACAACTATTGGGCAGCGGAGGAAAGAGATGGAAGAGATGAGCTTCGAATCGCGATGGTGAGTTTGGAATCAAATCGAGATGGAAGGGAGGGGCTTTGGTGACCTAGGTTTGTGATTCGCTGTGGGTGTATCTATTTTCTATTTGGTGTGATATCTGATGTGGCAACTCATAATAGGAGGGTTGCTTCTCTAATAAAACCAGCTAGACTGCTCCAAAGCGGCTTtgttagtgatttgagagttgagtatttagatgttagattcagtttaaaattagactgaactaagTTGATCTCGATATCTTCCAACattcaaacggggcctaaataTTCTGGCCCTTTATATATGCTTAATTGTTTGATCCTTTTGTCCATTCAACTTGAGATCACACACTTTTACTTTGCTCAAATACATAGATATGCACACTCTCAAATTCTCAAGTACATGAAACAAGTAGTAATTAAGCACCAAGAACCTCACGTTAAGATACAAGCAAGAGCAATGGAAAATTTTGGTTGAAAGTACAAAACCAGTAAGTTCACTCCGATTATGAACGAAAACTTCTTGGCCAGAGCTTTTAGTGGGCACCGTGCGTGCCTGTATCGAGAAATTAACGTTAATATTAATGAGTTTTTAGAAAACCACAAGGGCTAGGCCGATAGTACTGTTCTTGTCTCTTAATATATTCGCATCCCCCAGATTATGCTGTGCAGTAGAAAGATCTCACAGACCTTGTCATTGAAGAGTCTTGTCATGTAGTGGAAGTTGTGATTGGTTAATTGGGATGATCATCTTCATCAAACACAACCCATACTTTGCTAATTTTGGTCTCCAGTGAACATGAGAAGAGAGTTGATGACAAACTGATATCGCCCTTTTTGCCTTCTTTTGCTGCCGTTGCCCCTTGTGGCTTCGTTGATTTTGAAAGCCCCAAGATGGGAGGTAGTGCCGATGAAGCAGTAGTCTTGCTCAACACATGAAAACTATAGGAATTGGCCGTTTGATCAATTTGTGGACAGCCCAGGCATTGTTCCAATGCCATAACATGCTCCATAGTGATGATTTGAACATATGGGTACTCCAAACTCTTGTTCTCAATAATCCATTTGCAGTTCTCATACAGATCGTGAAGCTCCTGACTTTGCTGGGAAGCCCTCTTAAGTATTTCACAGGCTAAAGCCCTCGCCGGCTTTGTTAAATCAAAGAACATGTTAACAAGAGCAGCGATGCCTTCACAAAAAGTCAAGTATAGCTGAAAGCTCTCTTTCAAGGTGTTGCTCATGGCTGCTTGAGCCAGGTTATCTGAAGGCAATATATCCAACGGTGAGCAACTCAAGACCCTATCTAGAAGTAGTTGACATTTTGGCAATTTTCGGAATACCACGTCGATTGACTTCTCTTCGTAGCATCGAAACTCGAAGCTGCCTTTAGACATAACAGGTTCGAGTTTTCCTGCTTGGTTGATGAGCCAACCCATCCTTTCTTCCAGATATGCTGCATAATTGTGCAGAAAACAAACTGAAGGGTCAGAATTCTTAGAAAACCAGCGGGTACTCATTTGGAGATGACCAGATATGTGTGCATCTCGTAGCTGTTGCTCAAAGCAACGGTTGCCTCCTCGTAGGAGGCGATGGATGAGGACAAGGGTCTTGAGGGCGACAAGGCGGTCTCTGGTTTTGCAAAGACGACGAGAAATTCGTTCAGCCAGAAAAGGAATGGATCCAGGGGAGTTAGAGACAAGGAAGAGAATCTCATGCATGTGTTTGTCGTCGATGGGGCCATTATCATGGCCAGTAGCGCGCAGGACTGCAATATCTATGTTGGAAAAGCCATCATAAGGGTTGTGTATCATAGCCTTGCCGATCGATGCATGATCCTTTACTAAGCCAAGAGCTAGCCGGAGCTTTCCCTGTATGTCTACCCTCATGATCTTTCTAATTTTCTTGCGTTCAAAAATGCGATGGGAACAACCTGTGTAGAGAGCACCTAGACCAAGAGCGCACTTATAATAGATTGAGGGGTTAGAGACGGATCAAAGAGTGACATGGAAATAAATTGACAAGGAATTAATGAGGAATCAAATcttacattttaaaacatgacaGAGTAGCCTCGACTCTAACAAAAACCAAGAAGACTGCATTATGGGAAAGAATGTTCGTTTCAAACAAAAATCAGTCTTGATCAGGGCCTACAACTATCATTATTCTATGTGCTAGGAAGTATGCAAGTCAACGAGGACTGTAGAAATGAGCTGATTATACCGTTAAACGGATAATAACACATCGAAAAACCAccgaaaattaaaagaaaaataaaaaagaaaactatttatttttgttttattcagaGTGAGAAGATAAGGAGTGCAGGACTTTCGTTTGGTCATTGGCCACACCACCACTAAAAAGCCTTGGATTCTCTTCGTACTCGACCCAATTAATGAATTGTGTTCATTAACATTTCCACTCCTTAAAAGGGTGAATTGATGGTTGACTGTGGGAATtaaacaaaaaggaagaaaaaaagagatcgAGGGAATAAGAAAGAGTGCCTTACAAGCTAGCCTGCCTAACTTTGATGGATATGAATAAAAACAGACGAGCAAAGAGTCAACGAGCGAGGCAAAAGTAATTATCATATGGTGGTGGGGCTGGGAACAGAACCTCATTCTTCAGGAATAGGAATATTCTTTCTGCATCAAACTCTCCTCGTATTCGTAACATCACCACATAAACAACGTTTTTGCTCTTCCTCTTGTGTAAGGGAGATTGAAGCCCCGGCCCCCCACTTAACTGGCATAGAGGGtaaaaaccagaaaaagaaaaaaggtgcTTTGTCATATTCTATTCTAGCAAGCAAGCAATTATCCAAAATGTTTATTGTATAACGTCTAAGAGTACTACTGCTAGAGTCGGCATTAACAACACAATCCTCAATCATGTCCATACAAAGTACAAACAGATCAGAAAATGATGTCTTATTTACTTgactcaccttttttttttttttttttttcaaaagacacTTGACTGACTGATATATAGAGTTATAGACACTGACTCTGATCGATAGATCATGATCAGCACCATCGGATTTAAAACAATGCCAGAAAAAAACCCATATAACAAAGAACATAATTAGTAGCATTAGGCGGTtttggatataagaagtgtctcattttatctcatcttattattataatttttttaaatttttatacaaaatataataaataatttaattttttcaaattttaaaataataacaatattaaaaaataatattgtaacaatattttatttaatttttaatttttatctcatctcatcttaatccAAACAGTACCTAAGACTGTGTTTGGTAAGTTAATTACAacaattcattactattttcaaacaatccactactatttattaactatatatgagttttactattcatcatctcacacatattaatttatttatttatttgtattctttctaaactaattgaactctcctactcatcatccatatatcacatatttgatatggaaagaaaaaaaataaataaagtatggTGTGTGATGTAGAGATGATGAAAAGAATCTTTCATtaactatttattacttttttaatactattcaaagattatcttaacatctaaacaaatCAAATTTACGTATATATGCAACTTTTATTAGCAGGAATAAATAActatgaataatgctagagccaCCGCCGGGCTCCTGCTTGGTTCTAACATATgtgtttttatgtgtttttttttaagggttttttatatagatttttttaataattttaaatattttaaaaaaataaaaaaaattcacaatatcattaaaatttactttttgaatattttttttttactttatgattaagaaaatattttttaataatgttctaaatttattttattttttaaaactatttaaaagtattaaaaaaatttatgtaaaaaataattttaaaaaagcatataaaaagACATGCTGGAACAAACAGGAGTTCCAACGGAAGCTTAAGCGGTGGCTCTAATATTGTCCAAATAACCATACGACTCGGTCATGCAGCACGACGCACGCATGTCAATCGTATATAtgcattttgatatataaagaAAGCAGTAGTCTCGGATGCTTGCTAGCTCGGACTTGTCAGGAAttgtaattgaaaaattatataaaataaagaaaaaaaattcaaaactaaagtttattaataaaaatcgATAGATTAGTTCTAAAACTGACAAGTCAGGCTCAAATTGCTAAGAAAATTCGAGattaatagaatattttctAACTTCCTATCATATTTGTGCTCATCTGCTTTCTCGAAGTAATTCATGAACACTATCAATGTAGAATCTGTCGAGAGGTATAGAGCAAGGGCAAGGGAAACtaaattaagataatttgatatgaatttattaaaatattattttttatattattattattttaaaatttaaaataattaaattatttattatattttatgtaaaaattaaaaaaatttataataatgagataaaaagaCTAACAGGAGTTTCGAATTCAAAAAGGACTTTCCTTCCTCGTCAACTTCAAGCAGAGAGTTATGCCAATTGGTATAGCTCTAAGCTTTCAAAATGGAGGTCTTTGACTTGAAACCCTCCCCAAAATGTATCAATAAAAACTTCAAGCACAGAGCTAAGCACGGGAGATCAAGTGGGGAAAgacagagaagagaaaaatggaggaaatggAAGAGATAGAGATTGTAATAGTTGGCGCTGGCATTTGTGGCCTTGCTACTGCACTTGCTCTTCATAggtttcttcatcttcttacCGTTCTTTTCTTCCCATCACTAATCCTGCTTCCTAATTAGCGATTTAATGCTTGGAAACAATTTTTCTGTGATACGTGAATTGAACGTGTAGAAAAGGTATCAAAAGTGTGGTTTTAGAAAGATCGGAGTCACTGCGAGCAAGCGGAGCAGGTATCACTATCCGGACGAATGGTTGGCGGTGCCTTGATCAGCTTGGTGTTGGCTCTGACCGTAGACATACTGCCCTTCCTTTGCAAGGGTAACTACGTATATTATATGCCCCACTCGTCTCGTAATAGGCCCGAATCAAATTTAGGGGAAACTTTTGGTATGAAggattttctttcaatttgtgTCCCTTTGccaatttctataaaaaaaatgtcattgtTGGCTTGTGGCAAACTTATTGCCGGTCGATTAGTATCATAAACTTATTGTCGGATCACAAATATTAGATGCTCTTTGTCGAAGTGTTATATTTTCATCAATAGACTGGATCACAAATGCGATAAACATTCTGGTTGACATTCATGAGAGCTCGTGATCCTATAGTCAGCATGCGGACTGTCATTAACATAATCATATCGCAATTTTAGGCATTTGTTTTGGATGCGTGTTTATTTTAACATCTGTGGTAAGACGTCTTTCTAATCAGTATTACTGAAAAGCAGGGGACGCGAGATGCAGCTTTCTAACGGCAAGATAAAGGAAATATCACTCGGGTAAGTTCTTTTGCTTTTAAATGTGTATGGGGGAAGGCCGTAATCTGCAAATTGTGTGAAGTGCATCTCAATAAGTTTGtatgcattttttattaaacaccTGTGCGCTTATAGGTTAGAATGACTAATTAATGTTATGATCAGAGTTTCctgaaa harbors:
- the LOC121249632 gene encoding putative clathrin assembly protein At1g33340, with the translated sequence MRVDIQGKLRLALGLVKDHASIGKAMIHNPYDGFSNIDIAVLRATGHDNGPIDDKHMHEILFLVSNSPGSIPFLAERISRRLCKTRDRLVALKTLVLIHRLLRGGNRCFEQQLRDAHISGHLQMSTRWFSKNSDPSVCFLHNYAAYLEERMGWLINQAGKLEPVMSKGSFEFRCYEEKSIDVVFRKLPKCQLLLDRVLSCSPLDILPSDNLAQAAMSNTLKESFQLYLTFCEGIAALVNMFFDLTKPARALACEILKRASQQSQELHDLYENCKWIIENKSLEYPYVQIITMEHVMALEQCLGCPQIDQTANSYSFHVLSKTTASSALPPILGLSKSTKPQGATAAKEGKKGDISLSSTLFSCSLETKISKVWVVFDEDDHPN